In Planctomycetaceae bacterium, the following proteins share a genomic window:
- a CDS encoding efflux RND transporter periplasmic adaptor subunit, with protein sequence MSDTQLDLRNLALNRSHSSTSGKPRRRRRLLRYVLPLSILAGFVGLIVAASGRQFLPGTSVTVVPVIVQRSEIQQAGRALFQAAGWIEPRPTSVSVPALAPGVIEELLVVEGQEVKRGETIARLISVDAEIAVEQARASLALSEGELQRAQAELKAAESRLNNPLHLKAPLSEARSLLAKTITDSQKLPFVIRAAEATVDFTRRSFEGKRNAGESIPQVVVLQSERDYLTARAELEELQTRAPNLKREIEALQEKVQALEEQLGLLIEEHRQVGEARAKVNSATAACDDAGLRLRQAELTLQRMQICAPMDGRVLRLLASPGTRMMGLEQTAGQNSSTVVEMYDPARLQVRADVRLEDVPLVTPGAPVEIKTASSFHPINGTVLQSTSTANIQKNTLEVKVELIDPPSTVRPEMLVTATFLAPRSNTPPELPLETDRIFVPGQLVSSNDSGSMVWLVDENNLATLRTVTLGGDGRNGLVEVTAGLNETDKLIASATSELNPGETVVIREEDPKIGVEK encoded by the coding sequence ATGAGCGACACGCAACTGGACCTAAGAAATCTGGCGCTCAATCGTTCGCATTCTTCAACAAGCGGGAAGCCGCGACGCCGACGAAGGTTGTTGCGGTACGTCCTGCCCTTGAGCATTCTGGCTGGTTTCGTGGGACTGATCGTTGCCGCAAGTGGACGTCAATTCCTGCCGGGTACGTCTGTGACCGTCGTGCCTGTCATTGTGCAGCGGAGCGAGATTCAGCAGGCTGGCAGGGCCTTATTTCAGGCGGCCGGCTGGATCGAACCAAGACCAACGTCCGTCAGCGTCCCTGCGCTGGCACCGGGAGTGATTGAAGAGCTTCTGGTTGTTGAAGGTCAGGAAGTGAAACGGGGAGAGACGATTGCCCGGCTGATTTCTGTCGACGCTGAAATTGCTGTCGAGCAGGCCCGCGCGTCGCTGGCACTTAGCGAAGGCGAACTGCAGCGGGCGCAGGCGGAACTGAAGGCAGCTGAGTCACGACTTAACAATCCCCTGCACCTGAAAGCTCCGCTGTCTGAGGCTCGCAGTCTACTGGCAAAAACGATAACAGACAGTCAGAAACTGCCGTTCGTAATCAGAGCTGCCGAGGCTACGGTGGATTTCACCCGCCGCAGTTTTGAAGGGAAACGAAATGCGGGAGAGAGCATTCCACAGGTAGTCGTACTGCAGTCGGAACGGGATTACCTGACCGCTCGAGCGGAACTCGAAGAGTTACAGACACGTGCTCCCAATCTGAAGCGGGAAATTGAAGCTCTTCAGGAGAAAGTGCAGGCACTGGAAGAACAGTTGGGCCTGTTGATAGAGGAGCACCGACAGGTCGGCGAAGCGCGTGCCAAAGTTAACTCGGCCACAGCCGCGTGCGACGACGCAGGACTCAGACTGCGGCAGGCCGAACTCACGCTTCAACGCATGCAGATTTGTGCGCCAATGGACGGCCGCGTGCTGCGACTACTGGCTTCGCCCGGGACGCGTATGATGGGGCTTGAACAAACGGCCGGACAGAATTCCAGTACCGTGGTGGAAATGTACGATCCCGCGCGACTTCAGGTGCGAGCCGACGTGCGCCTCGAAGACGTTCCGCTGGTTACGCCGGGAGCACCGGTCGAAATTAAAACCGCCTCTTCGTTCCATCCGATCAATGGCACCGTGCTTCAGTCGACCAGTACGGCCAACATTCAAAAGAACACCCTGGAAGTCAAAGTCGAACTGATCGATCCGCCTTCGACCGTACGCCCGGAGATGCTGGTCACGGCGACGTTTCTTGCTCCGAGATCCAACACGCCCCCCGAATTACCCCTCGAAACCGACAGAATTTTTGTTCCCGGGCAGCTCGTGTCCTCGAACGATTCCGGATCGATGGTTTGGCTCGTTGACGAAAACAACCTGGCGACCCTCAGGACCGTGACACTCGGTGGCGACGGCCGGAACGGACTTGTCGAAGTGACCGCTGGTCTGAACGAGACAGACAAGCTGATTGCCTCGGCAACCAGCGAGCTGAACCCCGGCGAAACAGTTGTTATTCGTGAAGAAGATCCAAAGATCGGTGTGGAGAAATAG
- a CDS encoding ABC transporter ATP-binding protein has translation MPLVALQNVTRCFTKGGETITPLDDVSLKIDEGEFVSLMGPSGTGKSTLLNLVSGIDQPDSGRIIVAGTEISSLSRSRLADWRAANLGYIFQTHNLIPVLTAYENVELPTLLLKLSSTERHQRVELALEAVGLTDRAHHYPRQLSGGQEQRVGIARAIVAHPKVVVADEPTGSLDTETSQQIQVLLQRLNRELNITILMVTHDRDVASIASRLLILDRGKFLEPATTTV, from the coding sequence ATGCCACTCGTCGCACTGCAGAACGTCACCAGATGCTTTACGAAAGGTGGTGAAACCATCACACCCCTTGACGACGTGAGCCTGAAGATTGATGAGGGAGAGTTTGTGTCGCTGATGGGACCGAGTGGAACCGGAAAGAGTACTCTTCTGAATCTGGTCAGCGGCATCGACCAACCGGATTCCGGTCGAATCATTGTGGCCGGAACCGAAATCTCCAGCCTGTCTCGCAGTCGACTGGCCGACTGGCGTGCTGCAAATCTTGGTTACATTTTTCAGACGCACAACCTGATACCCGTGCTCACCGCATATGAGAATGTGGAGTTACCAACACTGCTGCTGAAACTTTCCTCAACCGAACGCCATCAGCGCGTGGAACTGGCACTTGAAGCGGTCGGTCTCACCGATCGAGCACATCATTATCCCCGACAGCTGTCCGGCGGTCAGGAACAACGGGTGGGAATTGCTCGCGCAATTGTCGCCCATCCCAAAGTGGTCGTGGCCGACGAGCCAACAGGCAGTCTCGACACGGAAACGAGTCAGCAGATTCAGGTGTTGCTGCAGCGTCTTAATCGCGAACTGAACATCACCATTCTGATGGTGACCCATGACCGCGACGTAGCAAGCATCGCGTCCCGACTGTTGATTCTGGATCGGGGAAAGTTCCTGGAGCCAGCCACTACGACCGTCTGA
- a CDS encoding ABC transporter permease, with protein MLTYVFKTLWRHRTRSLLTVSGAAVAMFVFCFVGSVQEGLRRLTTGADADRSLIVFQENRFCPTSSRLPEDYARQILQLPGVRDVMPIQVWTNNCRASLDIVVFNGAAPEQIQKSRPVKLLTGSWGDFQARRDAAIVGRNVAQRRGLSIGDQFSIGDVSVHVSGIFASSVPAEENLIYTSLQFLQYTRGLDAAGLVTQHEVLLTTEADPDQVAAEIDRVLRAGPVATTTRRKGAFQASTLSDLVDLIGFAHWLGYACVGLVLSLVATTTVMSVQDRLKEYAVLQTIGVRPMRTMRLVLAESTILCLIGGLTGTLAANSLLACGGFAIGAEGATIAFRPSLSLLTTGLGVSLLVGISAGIAPAIQASTVPIVAALRQE; from the coding sequence ATGTTGACGTATGTTTTCAAAACCCTGTGGCGACATCGCACGCGGAGTCTTCTGACTGTGTCCGGAGCCGCTGTGGCCATGTTCGTCTTCTGCTTCGTTGGCTCAGTTCAGGAAGGACTTCGTCGACTGACCACCGGCGCGGATGCTGATCGCAGCCTGATTGTTTTTCAGGAGAACCGCTTCTGCCCGACCAGCAGTCGATTGCCCGAAGACTATGCGAGACAGATTCTGCAATTGCCGGGCGTGCGTGATGTGATGCCAATCCAGGTCTGGACCAATAATTGTCGAGCCAGCCTGGACATTGTTGTGTTCAACGGCGCTGCCCCTGAACAAATTCAGAAGTCGCGTCCGGTCAAATTGCTGACAGGTTCGTGGGGCGACTTTCAGGCACGGCGCGATGCAGCCATCGTTGGACGGAATGTGGCTCAGCGACGGGGGCTATCTATTGGTGATCAATTCTCAATTGGCGACGTTTCCGTGCATGTGTCCGGGATCTTTGCATCTTCGGTTCCTGCGGAAGAGAACCTGATCTACACCAGTCTTCAGTTTCTCCAGTACACACGCGGACTGGATGCTGCGGGCCTGGTCACACAACATGAAGTGCTGCTGACGACTGAAGCGGACCCGGATCAGGTGGCCGCCGAAATCGACCGCGTGTTACGCGCCGGCCCCGTTGCTACCACCACGAGACGTAAGGGCGCATTCCAGGCCAGCACACTGTCGGACCTCGTTGATCTGATTGGCTTTGCCCACTGGCTGGGCTACGCCTGCGTCGGACTGGTGCTGTCGCTGGTGGCAACAACCACCGTGATGAGCGTTCAGGACCGCCTGAAGGAATACGCCGTACTGCAGACGATCGGTGTGAGACCAATGCGAACGATGCGACTGGTCCTTGCCGAAAGCACAATTCTGTGCCTGATCGGAGGTCTGACGGGAACACTGGCGGCAAACAGTTTGCTTGCCTGCGGAGGCTTCGCGATCGGTGCCGAAGGAGCGACCATTGCATTCCGACCATCGCTCAGTTTGCTCACAACTGGTTTGGGCGTGTCCCTGCTCGTTGGTATTTCAGCTGGCATCGCACCTGCGATTCAGGCTTCGACGGTGCCCATTGTAGCAGCACTGAGGCAGGAATAA
- a CDS encoding TolC family protein, producing MEWIDDTCAPGHKQRLTPIALFLLVLLAGCRTHGSSVATKHLSPVAYERHSLPREEQNVAAPGQVICQVAHTDDLADSRSNDQKETSPSENAIFADSDDWPSQTTTVDLPTLEMMAAGSHPGLRRLHQQTAAAWAKTRYIDKLPDPVVGANVFGHPIETAAGSQRANLTVMQMIPWLERLDAQAQQACYEAMSLQQEYEAERVRIIGELRVRWARLYVLQRQRQTIAANQQLIESLTKIVTARLALNRGSAGDVTLLTVELGRLKERSISVQQQIVSTTAEINRLAGRPAAHPIAIPNELPVELANWNYEMLRQAAWQQQPLIAAAHLKASATRWGIEVAKLHRRPDVSIGAAWHYIENNRPPSGTVDVGRDAWSLGAQVSIPLQRQKYDAMQDEATWRHAASHASLEDLRLEFDAIIRDQWEQAVAAHETATLYQSTILPQARQTLESDQQALANGTVDLDRVIQDIRNLLALELGYHRAIGQMATATARIQQAVGQDLSPEHSDRAVTSADLLQTQSE from the coding sequence ATGGAATGGATTGACGATACTTGTGCCCCTGGGCACAAGCAACGCCTTACGCCGATCGCGTTGTTCCTATTGGTACTGCTCGCCGGCTGTCGCACGCATGGATCTTCCGTGGCGACAAAACACTTGAGTCCGGTTGCTTATGAGCGTCATTCACTGCCTCGTGAAGAACAGAATGTGGCTGCTCCCGGTCAGGTAATCTGTCAGGTTGCCCACACCGACGATTTGGCAGACAGCCGCAGCAACGATCAAAAGGAAACCAGCCCGTCCGAAAACGCAATCTTCGCTGATTCCGACGACTGGCCCAGTCAAACTACCACGGTTGACCTGCCTACCCTGGAGATGATGGCCGCTGGTTCCCATCCAGGACTACGACGTTTGCACCAACAGACGGCGGCCGCCTGGGCGAAGACCCGGTATATCGACAAATTGCCGGATCCTGTGGTTGGTGCGAATGTGTTTGGTCATCCAATCGAAACAGCTGCCGGTTCTCAACGAGCCAATCTGACAGTCATGCAAATGATTCCGTGGCTCGAACGCCTTGATGCCCAGGCTCAGCAGGCATGCTACGAAGCGATGTCCCTGCAGCAGGAGTACGAAGCGGAACGAGTGAGAATCATTGGGGAACTTCGTGTTCGCTGGGCCAGGCTCTACGTGCTGCAACGACAACGGCAAACAATCGCAGCAAATCAGCAGCTCATCGAATCGCTGACAAAAATCGTCACTGCAAGGCTGGCACTTAATCGTGGGTCTGCCGGGGACGTCACACTGCTGACCGTCGAACTTGGAAGACTGAAAGAACGTTCGATTTCGGTGCAGCAACAAATCGTATCCACGACCGCAGAAATCAACCGGCTGGCAGGTCGTCCCGCTGCTCATCCCATCGCAATCCCGAATGAACTGCCAGTCGAACTGGCCAACTGGAATTACGAAATGCTAAGACAGGCGGCGTGGCAGCAGCAGCCACTCATCGCAGCGGCACATCTGAAAGCGTCTGCGACTCGATGGGGAATTGAAGTGGCGAAACTGCATCGTCGACCGGATGTGTCGATCGGTGCGGCGTGGCACTACATTGAAAACAATCGGCCGCCATCAGGCACCGTCGACGTCGGCCGCGACGCCTGGTCGCTTGGAGCCCAAGTCAGCATTCCGCTTCAGAGACAAAAGTACGACGCAATGCAGGACGAGGCGACATGGAGACACGCAGCCTCGCACGCTTCGCTGGAAGACCTGCGTCTTGAATTCGACGCGATCATTCGGGATCAGTGGGAACAGGCTGTGGCTGCCCATGAGACAGCCACTCTGTATCAGTCGACAATCCTTCCTCAGGCCCGGCAGACGCTCGAATCCGATCAGCAAGCCCTGGCAAATGGGACCGTCGATCTGGATCGCGTGATTCAGGACATCCGTAACCTCCTGGCGCTGGAACTTGGATATCACCGGGCCATTGGCCAGATGGCAACCGCCACGGCGCGCATTCAGCAGGCAGTGGGGCAGGACCTTTCACCGGAGCACTCTGACAGGGCAGTCACGTCTGCAGATTTGCTCCAAACACAAAGCGAATAA
- a CDS encoding efflux RND transporter periplasmic adaptor subunit: protein MNDRKQDAVSQQTADGSASKLPDSATNPGRLRKSGIWWMRNLFSAGLLLAVGTALIAGIGLAQRMGWISAGGFTSSANSDDSEIHTCPMHPQIRQPGPGRCPICGMALVAASGGGADLDELSVQIETAQRRLANIQTEPARLIPVNAEIRSVGSIAIDESRMSTISSYTSGRIERLFADYTGVVVGEKDHLAVVYSPDLYSAQVEYVEARRALSTSTLSELEIVRETQEKLVENSRRRLVELGMTDDQLEALEKTGQAQSRLTIYAPIGGTVIEKLTAEGDYVDAGEPIYKVANLTTVWLMLELFPEDASRIRFGQQVTAEIQSLPGELLQGRVGFIDPTVNPRKRTVGVRVEFLNEDQRLRPGDYASATITVPIGPQGEAYDSELAGKWISPMHPQIIRDQPGPCPICGMDLVPTTRYGYSEHPVAQPASLVIPRSAVLMAGSHSVVYVEEEQGRFEVRVVTIGPILRDQVIVVDGLSEGEMVATAGNFLIDSQMQLAGKPSLIDPTRAIARQNERNTPLSFDSITVAPVGGVAGRQLEVLYQAYFRIFESLANNEVPQPADAGALHELATLLAKSEELNEATHRLLRTIAERSEHLHHLSIDEARLEAFRPISHAIVTIATQARGEQASDPVFQMFCPMVEGGGGDWLQSGSELRNPYRAVDMPRCGLVVRELPVQTKAPSSDPDSDLSSGNDLSSGNDQEQP, encoded by the coding sequence ATGAATGATCGCAAACAGGACGCAGTCTCACAGCAAACGGCTGATGGATCAGCTTCGAAGCTACCCGATTCTGCAACGAATCCAGGACGACTTCGGAAGTCGGGCATCTGGTGGATGAGGAATCTGTTTTCTGCCGGTTTGCTGCTGGCCGTGGGAACAGCACTCATCGCCGGCATCGGCCTGGCGCAACGAATGGGTTGGATTTCTGCCGGCGGATTCACTTCTTCGGCAAACAGCGATGACTCGGAGATTCATACCTGTCCAATGCATCCACAGATTCGGCAGCCTGGTCCGGGACGATGTCCTATCTGTGGCATGGCGTTGGTCGCCGCTTCCGGCGGCGGTGCAGACCTCGATGAACTTTCCGTACAGATCGAAACTGCGCAGCGCCGGCTTGCCAACATTCAGACGGAGCCCGCACGGCTGATCCCGGTCAACGCCGAAATCCGCTCCGTTGGGTCGATTGCGATCGATGAAAGTCGAATGTCGACAATCTCGTCGTATACCTCAGGCCGGATCGAACGCCTCTTCGCCGACTACACCGGCGTCGTAGTTGGTGAAAAAGATCACCTCGCGGTTGTCTACAGCCCGGACCTTTATTCAGCACAGGTAGAATACGTCGAAGCTCGCCGAGCTCTTTCCACATCGACATTGAGCGAACTCGAAATTGTACGTGAGACACAAGAGAAGCTCGTTGAGAATTCCAGGCGTCGACTCGTCGAACTCGGCATGACAGATGATCAGCTGGAGGCATTGGAGAAAACCGGCCAAGCGCAATCGCGACTGACGATCTACGCTCCAATCGGAGGGACAGTCATCGAAAAACTGACGGCCGAGGGAGATTACGTTGATGCCGGAGAACCAATTTACAAGGTGGCGAATCTCACAACAGTATGGCTGATGCTTGAGCTCTTTCCGGAAGACGCCTCACGAATACGGTTCGGACAACAGGTCACGGCCGAAATCCAATCACTACCTGGTGAACTGTTACAAGGTCGCGTTGGGTTCATCGACCCAACCGTCAACCCCCGGAAACGCACGGTGGGAGTTCGCGTTGAATTCCTCAATGAAGATCAGCGACTACGCCCCGGCGACTACGCCAGTGCGACGATCACGGTGCCGATCGGGCCGCAGGGAGAAGCCTACGATTCAGAACTGGCCGGTAAGTGGATCAGCCCGATGCATCCGCAGATCATTCGAGATCAACCGGGCCCATGTCCCATTTGCGGCATGGACCTTGTTCCCACCACACGCTACGGCTACTCAGAACATCCAGTCGCACAGCCCGCGTCTCTGGTCATCCCGCGTTCGGCCGTGCTGATGGCGGGTTCGCACAGCGTGGTGTACGTCGAAGAGGAACAGGGGCGTTTTGAAGTTCGGGTCGTCACAATCGGCCCCATCCTGCGGGACCAGGTCATTGTGGTCGACGGACTCAGCGAGGGCGAGATGGTCGCAACAGCCGGTAACTTTCTCATCGACTCGCAAATGCAACTGGCTGGCAAACCCAGTCTGATTGATCCCACCCGAGCCATCGCAAGGCAAAACGAACGCAACACACCGCTTAGTTTTGATTCCATCACGGTGGCGCCCGTGGGCGGCGTTGCCGGTCGGCAACTCGAAGTACTTTATCAGGCCTACTTTCGAATTTTCGAGTCGCTCGCAAACAACGAAGTTCCTCAGCCGGCAGATGCCGGGGCACTTCATGAATTGGCAACATTACTCGCGAAAAGCGAGGAACTCAACGAAGCCACGCACCGACTGCTGCGGACGATTGCAGAGCGCAGCGAGCACCTGCACCACCTGTCTATCGATGAAGCTCGACTCGAAGCGTTTCGGCCGATCAGCCACGCGATCGTAACGATCGCCACTCAGGCTCGCGGGGAACAGGCTTCTGATCCGGTCTTTCAGATGTTCTGTCCGATGGTGGAAGGCGGAGGCGGCGACTGGCTGCAGTCCGGATCAGAACTCCGGAATCCATACCGAGCCGTTGATATGCCACGTTGCGGCCTGGTTGTTCGGGAGTTGCCGGTGCAAACCAAGGCCCCATCATCAGACCCCGACTCAGATTTGTCATCCGGTAATGATTTGTCATCCGGTAATGATCAGGAGCAACCGTGA
- a CDS encoding efflux RND transporter permease subunit: protein MLAALIRFCIREPLIVLVALAFVVGFGVWSTQTVPIDAIPNVGENQVIVLTAWPGRSPQDVEDQLTYPLSVSLLAVPNAESVRGRSMFGYSFVQVTFSDDIDLYWARSRVLEQLGTAAAALPEGVVPTLGPDATGLGQVFYYVLEPPPGMNLAELRSLQDFVIKYDLQSVEGVSEVASVGGYVRNYQIEVDPDRLRFHNVTLDQLVTAVRSSNIDVGARTVEATGMEYIIRGRGTIGADRDPSQAIHDIEETVVLSREGVPVRIRDLSRVQIGPEFRRGAIDLNGSEAVGGVVVMRFGQNPRDVIARVREKIDQIEPSLGGVRIRAIYDRTGLIDETVGTLTGALREELVITLVVIVLFLLHLRASIVVAVTMPLAVLVSFIGMKTFGIDANIMSLAGIAIAIGEVADLGIIISENIYQHLVEWEADPQLQNEKSREQVVIDATEEVASAVLTGVTTTIVSFLPIFFLTGRDYKLFAPLAWTKTFAMIAAILVALFLVPLLCRMLLRTTRWKTHLRWSAAAIAAGAGIVAVPLLWNPDLSAQLPVDQSTSAVIAAAFAGGMVLLLSRERLRPIERNPTSRLILFFYTPTLRFFLNHKMAFAAMPLIIVVLGMGAWIGMPAVLSPFEWVSRRLGAEPNDFPGYVALKHSFPGLRSDDWIALDEGSWFYMPTLYPAASFSEAMQVLQTQDALICEIPEVENVLGKIGRVESALDPAPAAMIETYVMLKPTNQWRDGVTIEDIWNEITAVATLPGVTPASPLQPIEGRVVMLQSGIKASMAIRIFGDNLEGLAKASLQVAEQLRQSPYVNPATVNPDIVMGKPYVEFEVDREASARFGMTTMMVNQVVETALGGMNLTTTIEGRERYPIRLRYQRNMRERLDQLDELPVVTPTGEVVALSRLAKMETTWGPGMINSEDARLVAHVSFAPSGIAGDLETVENVENALRSAQALPDDNPAALNLPAGYSLAPVGSFQNQIEANERLMLIIPLVVLTNLLLIYLEFRNLTIALIIFLQVPVAFAGGMIGLGIAGTEMNTAIWVGFIALFGISVDDGIVIATYMQQLFIRRKPESIADLRLATTEAGQRRIRPCLMTAFTTFGALLPVMTATGRGADVARAMALPVFSGMFFELVSLFVVPVLFCWYMEFRLTAPASDTH, encoded by the coding sequence ATGCTGGCAGCACTCATTCGCTTTTGCATTCGCGAACCGCTGATCGTGCTGGTCGCACTTGCGTTTGTCGTCGGCTTCGGCGTCTGGTCGACACAGACTGTCCCGATTGATGCGATTCCCAATGTGGGCGAGAACCAGGTGATTGTTCTCACCGCATGGCCTGGTCGTTCTCCCCAGGACGTCGAAGACCAGCTGACATACCCGCTGTCCGTGAGTCTGCTTGCTGTCCCGAATGCTGAAAGCGTGCGTGGCCGAAGCATGTTCGGTTACAGCTTTGTGCAGGTCACATTCTCGGACGACATCGATCTGTACTGGGCCAGGTCGCGCGTTCTGGAACAGCTGGGAACCGCGGCTGCAGCGCTTCCGGAAGGGGTTGTACCAACGCTTGGCCCGGATGCCACAGGTTTGGGCCAGGTCTTCTACTATGTCCTGGAGCCCCCTCCTGGAATGAACCTTGCCGAACTCCGCAGTCTGCAGGACTTCGTGATCAAGTATGACCTGCAGTCCGTCGAAGGCGTCAGCGAGGTCGCCAGCGTGGGCGGTTACGTTCGAAATTATCAGATCGAAGTCGATCCCGACCGTCTTCGCTTCCACAATGTCACCCTCGATCAACTTGTCACGGCAGTCCGCAGTTCGAACATTGATGTGGGAGCCAGAACGGTCGAAGCAACCGGCATGGAATACATCATCCGCGGCCGCGGAACCATAGGCGCGGATCGGGATCCTTCTCAGGCGATCCATGATATTGAGGAAACGGTCGTACTTTCACGAGAGGGTGTACCGGTCCGAATTCGCGATCTGAGTCGGGTGCAAATCGGTCCAGAGTTCCGTCGGGGGGCGATCGACCTGAATGGGTCCGAGGCCGTAGGCGGGGTGGTCGTGATGCGATTTGGTCAGAATCCGCGCGATGTAATCGCTCGCGTGCGGGAAAAAATCGATCAGATCGAACCGAGTCTGGGGGGCGTCAGGATTCGCGCGATCTACGATCGAACAGGCCTGATCGATGAAACTGTAGGAACGCTGACCGGCGCACTTCGGGAAGAACTGGTGATTACTCTGGTGGTCATCGTTCTGTTCCTGCTGCACCTCAGAGCAAGCATCGTCGTCGCGGTGACAATGCCGTTGGCGGTCTTAGTCTCGTTCATCGGGATGAAGACTTTTGGCATCGACGCAAACATCATGTCGCTCGCCGGGATCGCAATCGCTATTGGCGAGGTCGCCGATCTTGGAATCATCATCTCCGAAAATATCTACCAGCATCTGGTGGAATGGGAGGCTGATCCGCAACTGCAGAATGAGAAGAGCCGGGAACAGGTTGTCATTGACGCCACAGAAGAAGTCGCGTCGGCCGTGTTGACCGGTGTCACGACGACGATCGTCAGCTTTCTGCCAATTTTCTTCCTGACCGGGCGCGACTACAAGCTGTTTGCTCCGCTGGCCTGGACGAAGACATTCGCAATGATCGCTGCCATCCTTGTCGCACTTTTTCTGGTACCACTGTTGTGCCGAATGCTGCTTCGCACAACGAGATGGAAGACTCACCTGCGCTGGTCAGCAGCTGCCATAGCGGCCGGGGCGGGCATCGTTGCTGTCCCCCTGCTTTGGAATCCGGACCTGAGCGCTCAGTTGCCTGTCGATCAATCGACATCGGCTGTCATCGCAGCAGCCTTCGCCGGGGGCATGGTATTGTTATTGTCCCGGGAACGGCTCCGACCCATCGAACGGAACCCAACCAGTCGACTGATTCTGTTTTTCTACACCCCCACGCTGCGTTTCTTCCTGAATCACAAGATGGCTTTTGCCGCGATGCCGCTGATCATCGTCGTACTTGGAATGGGGGCATGGATCGGAATGCCCGCGGTGCTGAGCCCTTTTGAATGGGTCAGCCGCCGGCTGGGAGCCGAACCAAATGATTTTCCGGGATACGTCGCATTGAAGCACTCTTTCCCGGGATTGCGAAGCGACGACTGGATCGCTCTGGACGAAGGCAGCTGGTTCTATATGCCAACGCTGTACCCGGCTGCCAGTTTCAGTGAAGCGATGCAGGTGCTGCAGACGCAGGATGCGCTCATTTGTGAGATTCCGGAAGTGGAAAATGTACTCGGCAAGATCGGACGGGTCGAATCGGCGCTCGATCCAGCACCGGCCGCGATGATCGAAACTTATGTGATGCTCAAGCCCACCAACCAATGGAGAGACGGCGTCACCATCGAAGACATCTGGAATGAAATCACTGCTGTCGCAACGCTTCCCGGGGTCACCCCCGCATCTCCACTTCAGCCGATTGAAGGACGCGTTGTGATGCTCCAGAGCGGCATCAAGGCATCGATGGCGATTCGGATCTTCGGCGACAACCTGGAAGGACTCGCGAAAGCTTCTCTTCAGGTAGCCGAACAGCTCCGACAAAGTCCGTACGTTAATCCCGCTACGGTGAATCCCGACATCGTCATGGGCAAGCCCTACGTCGAGTTTGAAGTTGATCGTGAAGCCTCTGCCCGGTTCGGTATGACGACAATGATGGTGAATCAGGTCGTTGAAACCGCACTCGGTGGCATGAACCTTACGACCACAATTGAAGGTCGCGAACGTTATCCGATTCGGCTCCGATATCAGCGAAACATGCGGGAACGTCTCGATCAGCTCGATGAACTTCCTGTTGTCACGCCAACCGGCGAAGTCGTGGCCCTTTCTCGTCTGGCGAAGATGGAGACGACCTGGGGGCCCGGTATGATCAACAGCGAAGATGCTCGACTGGTCGCCCACGTTTCGTTCGCTCCATCAGGCATCGCAGGAGATCTTGAAACGGTCGAAAACGTCGAGAACGCTCTCCGTAGTGCACAGGCCCTTCCCGACGACAATCCAGCGGCTCTGAATCTGCCCGCAGGCTATTCACTCGCCCCGGTTGGCTCATTCCAGAACCAAATCGAGGCAAATGAGCGATTGATGCTCATCATTCCGCTCGTTGTCCTGACAAACCTGTTGTTGATCTATCTGGAATTCCGAAACTTAACGATCGCACTCATCATCTTTTTGCAGGTGCCCGTCGCATTTGCTGGCGGCATGATCGGTCTGGGCATCGCCGGGACTGAAATGAACACCGCGATCTGGGTCGGTTTTATCGCGTTGTTTGGCATCTCTGTAGACGATGGCATCGTGATCGCTACCTATATGCAACAGCTGTTCATACGCCGAAAGCCGGAATCAATCGCAGACCTTCGACTCGCGACCACAGAAGCTGGCCAGCGTCGCATTCGACCGTGTTTAATGACGGCCTTCACCACCTTCGGCGCATTGCTGCCTGTGATGACAGCGACAGGACGTGGTGCCGACGTGGCCCGCGCAATGGCGCTGCCCGTCTTTTCCGGCATGTTCTTTGAACTCGTATCGCTGTTTGTCGTCCCGGTGCTGTTCTGCTGGTACATGGAATTCAGACTGACCGCTCCCGCCAGCGACACTCACTAA